The Pirellulales bacterium genome segment AAGTCGACGTTTCCTAGATTATAAATTACACCCAGTGTTCCGAGCACAACTTCGCGCGCTGGAAACGAAGCAATGGCTGCGCAGCCGACGCGCCAATCCCAACCCAGCGGCCGCACGGCCGGCTCAATCCAGCGCCCCATGCGTCCCAAAATACTTTGCCGCTGATACGCGCCAACCAGCAACTGCTCGTGCTGCGCAGGATCATTGTACCGCGCGAGCTCCGCCTCCAGGTATTGTCGATGCGGATCGCCGGTCGGCAATTGTCTAATTTGTGCCGTCAGCGCCGCTTGATCGCGCTGCAAAGTTTCTTCCACCGCCGTCGGATTGTGCGGATAGTACAACAAGGCCCACACCACAATCGCCACGGCCACAATCAGTGTGCCTGCCCGTTTTACGAATGCCCAGCCGCGCTCCAACATGCGATGAATAACCAACGCCGGCGACGGAAATTTATACGGCGGCAGCTCCATTACAAACGGCGGCGTGGCTCCCCGCAGCAACGTGCGCTTCAAAATCAGCGCCACGACAACGGCCGCCACCACGCCCACCAAATACATCACTAACAGCGTCACCCCTTGCAGCGGCAAAAATCCGGCCACGTATATCTGGGCCGGAATGAAGGCCCCAATCAACAGCGTGTACACCGGCAATCGGGCGGAGCAACTCATCAGCGGCGCCACCATAATCGTCGTCAACCGGTCGCGCCGATTTTCAATCACTCGGGTGGCCATAATGCCCGGAATGGCGCAGGCAAATGACGACAACAGCGGGATGAACGATTTCCCGCTCAGACCCACGCGAACCATCAGCTTGTCCATCAAGTAAGCCGCCCGGGCCATGTACCCGCAATCTTCCAAAATGGCGATGAACATGAACAGAATCAGCACTTGCGGCAAAAACACAATCACGCTGCCGGCCCCGGCAATGAGCCCATCCACCAACAGCGACCGCGCAGCCCCGTCGGTCATGTGAGCTTTCACAAAATCGCCCAAGGCATGTGCCCCGCCATCGAGCAGCTTCATCAGCGGCTCGGCGGCGACGAATATCGACGAGAACAGGGCCACCATGACGACCACGAACACGGCCGTGCCCCATAAGCGATGCGTCAGAATGCGATCGATTTTATCGGTCAGCGTTTCGCTGCGCGCCGTCGATCGGGCAATGACGCCCTCCAGTTGCCGGCCGGCCCAATCGTAGCGAACCAGCGCTTCCACCGCCGGCACCGGCAATCCGGCCGCCGCCAACCGCGAGCGCGCCGCCTGCAGGTGCTCGCTCAGTTGCGCCGCACTTAACTTGGCTTGTCCGTTGCGGCCAATCACGCCCGAACTTTCCAAGTAACCGCTGTTGTCCAGCAACAGTCGCTCGGCCAAATATCGCGGCACAGCGTCCTCGGCGCGTTGTTCGCCGTTTACTTGTGACCTAACTTCCGCTTGCGGCTTAGCATGCAAACCGTTAATCGCACCATTGAGCGCCGCTTCCAATTGCGAAACCTCGTTGCGAAACGCTTCCGGAAACGGACTTTCTCGAGCGGGCGCCGGTCGACCCACCGTTTCGGCCAGCGCGGCTTTCAATTCGTTTAAGCCGCGGCGTTTATTTGCCTGAATCGGCACAACCGGAATGCCCAATCGCTGGGCCAACAGCGCGGCATCAATTTTCAGCCCGCGCGCCGCCGCAATATCCATCATGTTCAGCGCCACGACCGTTGGCAGGCCCAGCTCCAGCACCTGGCTTACCAAATACAAATTCCGCTCCAGATTGCTGGCATCGACAATGCAAATAATGGCCTCGCACGGAGTATCATCGCGGCGGCCCAATAGCACGTCGACCACCACCATTTCGTCCGGCGAATGCGGCGCTAAGCTGTACGTGCCGGGCAAATCGACCACCGCCCACCGCTGCCCGCCATGCTGCATGTGCCCCAATTTTTTTTCGACGGTAACGCCGGGATAATTGCCGATCCGCTGCCGCACGCCGGCCAGCGCTGTAAACAGCGTCGATTTGCCGGTGTTAGGATTTCCCACCAGCGCGACCGTCACCGTTTTTTGCAAACTCGCGCTGGACATGTTGAGCAAGTGATTTACAAAAACCGCGATAGGACCGTCATCCAATCAAACGTCATCGAAATCAACTATCTAATCAATAGCCGGAGGCTCACAGGCCTCCGGAGAATTGCCACGAAATTATCCATTCTTGCGCGCCTCCGGAGGCCGTGGGCCTCCGGCTAGAAAGGAATTGAATGTGCACCAATTTCAATCTTGTTGTTCCACCAGCTGTTGCTACCAGACCACCAGACTACCAGACACCAGACTACTAATCCGTCTCCACTTCCACCCGTGCCGCTTCGCTGCGGCGCACGCTCAGTCGATAACCGCGCAAGGCCAGCTCAATTGGATCGCCCAGCGGCGCAACGCCCAGCACTTGCACCTCGACACCGGGGGTGAGGCCCATTTCCATCAGCCGGGCGCTCACTTCATCGAACTGATTGACTCGCACTACCCGACCCCGTGCCCCTACGGACAACTGCGCCAGGGTGGTCACGATTCAGTCCTCGCACTCAACCAGCACGTTGAGTAGTTCGTTGCCGCGAATGCAGAGCTTGTTTCCCTGCAGCCGGACAATGCAGGGGCTGCCGGCGCTCACCATTTCCAAAGCGGCGCCGTGTTGGAAGCCCAGCTCCTTCAGCCGCTGCACTTGATCGGAGCGGCCCACTACTTGCGCCACGCTTGCGCGCTGGCCGGCCGACACACGACCCAACGGCATAAGCCGATGGGTTAAGCTGGCTGCGGCGGTATTCTTATTGAGACTCATTCTCACTCTCCGTCCCCGATTCTAATACTTTCATCCACCACAAGCAAGAGGCTGAGAAGAGAATCCAATGCAATGCGGGATGGGGAATGCGGAATAATGAGTTGCGGGCAGAAAATGGGCCCATTCAGCCATGGTGCTGGCATTCCCCATTCCCCATTTGGCTTTACCCAAGCCCGAGCTTGAAACTCTATGGGTTTGCCGCCGGCATCGGCTTCTCAACCACCGCACCCCATACCACTTGGTCATCCTTGCCGGCGTACTGGGGCAGATTTTGCTGCGGATTGGGAACGATCACCCCCAGAACCACGGCCATATCGTGGGGGGAAATCTCGGGCTTCTCGGCACTGATGACGGAAACATCCAGGTCGTGGCCCAAGACTTTGATGGTGGTACAAAATTGTTTGCCCAGCGGATCCACGCTCTGCACGGCGCCGGCCAGCACAATTCCGCGGCTGGCACGATTGGGAATGCTGAGCCAGTGCCCGGCCAGCGTGCCCAGGTCTTCCAATTTGGCGCGATCGTCCACTGCGTGCAACACAAAAGCAGCGGCCGTGGAGCGAGCAATTTGCCGATCGTCGTTCTGGTTGCGCAGCAGCGTCACGGTTTCGGCCAGCTTGGCCAGTGCAATGTAATTTTGCTTCCGCAGCTCGGCTACCGCTGGCGAATCTTTGGCATTTCCGTTATTGGCCCGCGCCGACTGAAACGCGGCATCCGCTTGCGTGGCTGCGGTAAACGCTTTCGAAACATCATCCAAAGAATAGATGCTGTCGCTTTTTGGGCCGTCCGGTTCCGTGGGGGCAGGCGTTGTCGGCTGCGGCAAGGGCGGCAGCGCAGGATGCGTTTGCGCTTCAGGAGTCACCGGTGTGAATGGAGATGTTTCGTTGTTCGAGACGGGCCCTGTTACCGAGCTCGGTGAAGGTACCGACGACCCTGGCCCGGGAACTGGCGTCGAACTGGTGATTGCCGATCCAGGCGTTCCGTTGGACATGTTGCTTTCCGTGGCCGTGGGACCGGAAACCGACGCGGGCCGATTTCGAGTAATCACAATGCCGTTGCCGCGCACCGTGTCACTGCTGCTAGGCGGATTGGTTGCATCCGCGGACGAAGCCGATCTCAACGGCTCGGGCACCATCGATTGGGGCAAATATTTCGCTAAATCGAACGGATCGACTTTGAAGCCCCACAATAGCACGCCGAAGGCAATGGCGCAGCCAGCGATGCCGCCGACCACAATCAGCGCCAGCTCAACAACAGGATTGCGGCGCTTGGCGCGGCGAAACCCGCGCGTTCGCTTGGGGGGCAGCGGCGGAAAGAACATCGGCGCATTCCCCTCCGGCGGCGCGTTCCAGGGCTCGTTCGCCGCCGCGCCGCTAGCGGCAACGTTGGACATCGGCACGGCGCGCGTGGGCATGGGGGTTGGCCGGGCAGCGGGCATTTCGGGACTCAATTGCAAATCGTCTCCCGGGGTGTTTTCGTCCGCCGTAATTTGCGAAGCCACCGTCGGCGCGAATGTTACATCGGCCGAAAAGGTTTGTTGCGGCGCAACAACCGTTTCTCGCTCCGGATTGATGAGCAAATCGGGAATGGACTGATCTGACTTGGGCCGCGCCAGCTTGCTCATCGGCAAGCGCCGCGTTCCACTCAGGCCAATGCCCACAGCACCTTCATCCGGATCGCCCAAGCCTGCCTCGGCATCGGCCAAGGCCACATGCGCTTCTTCCTCGGACCGGGGCGAAGCAATTATTTCCAGCGCCGGCGGTACAAAATTCAGCGCTTCCTGCAAAGTAAATTCGCTCTGGCACAGCGGACAGCGCACCCACACGTCTGTCGCGGACGATTGATCCCCGGCAGGCAGCGAAACCATCCGGCAGCATTTCGGACATGTGGCGGAATTGGGCATGTCAGAACCGTTCTCGCTGCAGTGGTTGGTGGCGGAGGTTTCACCCCTACCGTTAGTTTACTTCCTGAACGGGCCCAACACAGCATCGTTTTCCGCGATCACTTCAGGCCGTACAACGGGCCGAATTTGCCTTTCAGATATGCCATGAGGGGCGCGTGCGACAACGGCTTGCCCGTGATGCGCTGGACCAATTCGTCGGCCGTGTAACATTGGCCGGCCCGGTGAATGTGCTCGCGGAGCCATTTTTTCAGCGGCTCAAATTCCCCGCGCTCGAATTGCCGGTGCAGGCCACCCAGGTCCTGATCGGCCTGCTCGAAAAATTGCGCGGCATATAAATTTCCCAGCGCATACGTGGGGAAATAACCGACTAGCCCAGCGCTCCAGTGAATATCTTGCAGCACGCCCTGGGCATCGTTGGGCGGCGTAATGCCGAGGTAATGGTGATACTTTTCGTTCCAGGCGGCCGGCAGATCGGCGCACTTCAAATCGTCGGCCACCAGCGCCTGCTCCAGCTCAAAGCGAATTAACACGTGCAAATTGTACGTGGCCTCGTCGGATTCCGTGCGAATGAGCGAGGGCCGCACGTCGTTGATGGCCGCATAAAAATTGTCGAGCGAAACTCCTCCCAGCGCTGGCGAAAACCGCCGCTGCGCTTCGCCGTAAAAATGCTTCCAGAACGGCTTGCTCCGCCCGACAAAGTTTTCCCACATTCGCGATTGCGATTCGTGAATACCCAGCGACACCGCTTCGCCCGGCGGCAGGCCGTACCACTCGGTGCGCAGCCCCTGGTCGTAAATGCCGTGCCCGGCCTCGTGCAGCACGCCGAAAAACGCGCCGGGAAAATGATGCTCGTTGTACCGCGTGGTAATGCGGGTATCGTGTGGACCGTTGTTGGTACAAAACGGATGGGCCGTGACATCCAGCCGTCCGCGTTGAAAATCGAACCCGCACTCGGCAGCCACGTGCTTGGCGAACTGTTCTTGCTCGGCCAGGGCATATTGGCGGGTTACAATTTCGACGTTCGGCTTTCGGCTGCTGGCGCCAATGGCCGCCACCAGCGGCACCAATTGTTCGCGCAAGCCCGCCAGCACCTGCGAAATTTGCGAAGTGCGGCCGCGGGGCTCGTAATCGTCCAACAGGGCGTCGTAGCGGTTTTCTTCGTAGCCCAGCGCTTCGGCTGCTTCGCGCTTCAATTGAAACATTTTTTCCAATAGCGGCAGGAACGATTTAAAATCGTCGTTCGCTCGAGCCGTAAACCACGCCTGTTGGCCCAAGACCGAAGTTCGCGCCAGCTCCTCGACCAGCGCTTGCGGCAACTTTACGCGGCGATCGTATTGCCGCTTGAGTTCCCGGACCGTAGCGCCCCGATCGCTGTGCGAATCGGCAGGCTGTTCGGCCAATTCGGTCAGCCACTGGCCTAGCCGCGGATCGGTGCGGCGGCGATGCAACAAGCCGGCCAGCAGCGTCATTTGGTCGGCCCGATATTCGCCCGCCGCCAGCGGCATGTGCGTGCGTTCGTCCCACCCCAACAGCGATTCGATGGATTGAAACAGCGCCGTTTCGCGCGTGTGGCTGGTAAGTTGCTCGTACGCGGAATCGAGATTTGGCATGACGATAAGATTGAAAATGGTGGTGTCGATCGAGTATAAGGCGGTCGTTTAGCCGCGACGCGGAGTCTGCGGAGCGGAGGTACCTACCGCAGGGGCCGTGTATTTGCCAATCTACCGCTTGGGAAAAACCGTGCTAGCACGCGCGGCGAAAAAAATCGTCACCGGCGGCCAAATTCGTCAAATTCTGCGCCCGTCCACAACCGATAAACAGATTGAAGCAGGGTGGGCAAAGCGGTGCTAGCTGGTTTGGCTGGCCCGGCGGCGAATCGCGGCGGCGTGCCACGGTTAGCCAAGCAAAATACACCCCCGTCAAGGATGACGCCATGGCTACAGCAGCGCGACGCTTCAAAGTTTATTACGGTCCGGAATCGGAAACCACCACCGCCGGTACGCATCAGGCGGCCTCGCAAACGGTCACGGTTTCCTTGGGCGAAGTGTTGCCCTTGCTGGCCGATGCTGTGAACAGCCGACGCACCTGGCTCAAAGATTTCGCCAACGACGAAATCACCATTTCGGCCGATCTGTACGAAGTGATTTTGGCCTACCAGCATCACATTCGTCCCTCGGCCTGATGCCCGGGCCGTCCAGCGTTGGAAGCGACTTCCATTGCCTCAGGGCCGGCGCGCAGCCACTCCGTGAATCCGCCCGTCGAAATAATTTGAAATTTCAAGGCCCCGCTGTAACGCGGGGCTTTTTTTTGCGCTAGGCAGGGTAGAGGCACAAAGCCCCACACGCCGGGAATAAAATTCACCCCGTCGGTTCGCCGGCAGCCGCTTCTGACGCCGACCACGCACCTAAGCATCCATTTTGAAAATGCTGTTGGTTCGGCGTCACAAGCCGCTGCCTGCGACTGTTTTTCGCCACGCCTTCCAGTTAAGCTTGCATCACGCTTTGCACCCTAGGACCCGCCCGCTCATGCCTGCACACCGTCTGCCGCCCAGTCCCCCCGGACGCTGGCCACTGGGAAATTTGCCCGACTTCCGCCGCGACATGCTTGGCTTTTTCACGCGCTGTGCCCGCGAGCATGGCGATTTTGTGGCCGTGCGCTTGGGTCCGCGACGGGTGAACTTGGCTTTCCATCCCGATTTCGTCGAGCAAGTGCTCGTTACCGAGAACAAAAAATTCGGCAAAAGCTACGTGTTCGAACTGCTGCGGCCCATGCTGGGCAACGGCCTCTTGAACAGCGAAGGCGAATTCTGGCTGCGGCAACGGCGGCTCATGCAGCCGGCCTTCAACAAAAACAGCGTGAACAACTATGCTGGTGCCATCGTCAGCCACACGCAGCGGCTATTGAACGAATGGAACGATGGCCGACAAACCACGCTGCACCAAGAAATGTCGCGGCTCACCCTGGCGATTGTCGGCCAGGCGCTCATGGATCTGGACCTGGGCGATGTCAGCAACCAGGTCGGCCCGCCGCTGGAAAGCGCCATGCGCGATTTCAGCCATCGCTTCGAAAGCGCCTGGAATCCTCCGATTTGGGTCCCCACGCCGCGCAACCGCCGGGCCAAGCGCAAT includes the following:
- a CDS encoding FeoA family protein translates to MTTLAQLSVGARGRVVRVNQFDEVSARLMEMGLTPGVEVQVLGVAPLGDPIELALRGYRLSVRRSEAARVEVETD
- a CDS encoding carboxypeptidase M32 — translated: MPNLDSAYEQLTSHTRETALFQSIESLLGWDERTHMPLAAGEYRADQMTLLAGLLHRRRTDPRLGQWLTELAEQPADSHSDRGATVRELKRQYDRRVKLPQALVEELARTSVLGQQAWFTARANDDFKSFLPLLEKMFQLKREAAEALGYEENRYDALLDDYEPRGRTSQISQVLAGLREQLVPLVAAIGASSRKPNVEIVTRQYALAEQEQFAKHVAAECGFDFQRGRLDVTAHPFCTNNGPHDTRITTRYNEHHFPGAFFGVLHEAGHGIYDQGLRTEWYGLPPGEAVSLGIHESQSRMWENFVGRSKPFWKHFYGEAQRRFSPALGGVSLDNFYAAINDVRPSLIRTESDEATYNLHVLIRFELEQALVADDLKCADLPAAWNEKYHHYLGITPPNDAQGVLQDIHWSAGLVGYFPTYALGNLYAAQFFEQADQDLGGLHRQFERGEFEPLKKWLREHIHRAGQCYTADELVQRITGKPLSHAPLMAYLKGKFGPLYGLK
- the feoB gene encoding ferrous iron transport protein B — protein: MSSASLQKTVTVALVGNPNTGKSTLFTALAGVRQRIGNYPGVTVEKKLGHMQHGGQRWAVVDLPGTYSLAPHSPDEMVVVDVLLGRRDDTPCEAIICIVDASNLERNLYLVSQVLELGLPTVVALNMMDIAAARGLKIDAALLAQRLGIPVVPIQANKRRGLNELKAALAETVGRPAPARESPFPEAFRNEVSQLEAALNGAINGLHAKPQAEVRSQVNGEQRAEDAVPRYLAERLLLDNSGYLESSGVIGRNGQAKLSAAQLSEHLQAARSRLAAAGLPVPAVEALVRYDWAGRQLEGVIARSTARSETLTDKIDRILTHRLWGTAVFVVVMVALFSSIFVAAEPLMKLLDGGAHALGDFVKAHMTDGAARSLLVDGLIAGAGSVIVFLPQVLILFMFIAILEDCGYMARAAYLMDKLMVRVGLSGKSFIPLLSSFACAIPGIMATRVIENRRDRLTTIMVAPLMSCSARLPVYTLLIGAFIPAQIYVAGFLPLQGVTLLVMYLVGVVAAVVVALILKRTLLRGATPPFVMELPPYKFPSPALVIHRMLERGWAFVKRAGTLIVAVAIVVWALLYYPHNPTAVEETLQRDQAALTAQIRQLPTGDPHRQYLEAELARYNDPAQHEQLLVGAYQRQSILGRMGRWIEPAVRPLGWDWRVGCAAIASFPAREVVLGTLGVIYNLGNVD
- a CDS encoding FeoA domain-containing protein, producing the protein MSLNKNTAAASLTHRLMPLGRVSAGQRASVAQVVGRSDQVQRLKELGFQHGAALEMVSAGSPCIVRLQGNKLCIRGNELLNVLVECED